In uncultured Methanobacterium sp., a genomic segment contains:
- a CDS encoding DUF2226 domain-containing protein: MKRSHIPELGYIKILEGANESLLLVKDEKIIAAWNLNAESLEETHENKAMNMININPESRIEVYQLEDNMFSTIVDLNEECRLPLPVGIDFLLEKSVKEVNRGDVLSKYRIRDPSEDDIDNLLNDYKSKIGGR, from the coding sequence TTGAAAAGGTCCCATATACCTGAATTGGGTTATATAAAGATTTTAGAAGGGGCTAATGAATCATTGCTCCTGGTAAAAGATGAAAAAATAATAGCAGCCTGGAATTTAAATGCAGAATCCCTAGAGGAAACCCATGAAAATAAAGCAATGAACATGATAAATATAAATCCAGAATCTAGGATAGAAGTGTATCAGCTTGAGGATAACATGTTTTCAACCATTGTAGATTTGAATGAGGAATGTAGATTACCATTACCTGTGGGAATAGATTTTTTACTTGAAAAAAGTGTTAAAGAGGTAAATCGGGGGGATGTTTTGTCCAAATACAGGATAAGAGATCCATCTGAAGATGATATTGATAATTTATTAAATGATTATAAATCCAAAATAGGTGGAAGATAG
- a CDS encoding phosphate uptake regulator PhoU has product MLTVVLEKRLKSLEDDVLGFSWQTIGRVDNSVRSFLNEDTYLAKEIIEKTDEINKESYKIEHGCLKVLGLHQPLARDLRLGAALLRTSIELERINNLSAYIARYAIDAAESDRTCYKPPHIEFMSQTVQDMLKDAVGALLNEDIQLLKRSTRSYVNLQDFYNQMFSEYEEITHGGSQTSLILVGRNLLSMGHHIMGMADRVAYSIVGKRVMHHKLFHNMLMR; this is encoded by the coding sequence ATGCTTACAGTGGTCCTGGAAAAACGTTTAAAATCCCTGGAAGATGATGTCCTGGGATTCAGTTGGCAGACCATAGGGAGAGTGGATAATTCAGTCCGGAGTTTCCTGAATGAAGACACCTATCTGGCCAAGGAAATAATTGAAAAAACCGATGAAATCAATAAGGAAAGCTATAAAATCGAGCATGGATGTCTTAAGGTTTTAGGATTACACCAGCCACTAGCCAGGGATTTACGTTTAGGAGCAGCACTCCTTCGAACCTCTATTGAACTGGAACGTATAAACAACCTTTCAGCATACATTGCCCGTTATGCCATCGATGCAGCAGAAAGCGACCGTACTTGTTACAAACCTCCACACATTGAGTTCATGTCCCAGACAGTCCAGGACATGCTGAAAGATGCGGTGGGTGCACTCTTAAATGAGGATATACAGTTACTCAAACGCTCCACCAGAAGCTACGTGAACCTGCAGGATTTTTACAACCAGATGTTTTCAGAATACGAGGAAATCACACATGGAGGTTCCCAAACTTCACTGATACTGGTTGGGAGGAACTTACTGAGTATGGGACACCATATAATGGGAATGGCAGACCGTGTTGCCTATTCTATAGTGGGTAAACGTGTCATGCACCATAAACTGTTCCATAATATGTTGATGAGGTAA